In Phenylobacterium zucineum HLK1, one DNA window encodes the following:
- a CDS encoding O-antigen ligase family protein codes for MSTTWDMGGPRRRRIRDTDEGASYVRPRRLRGDAEAVSPGPNRREQRTAQVLRLVDERLVAERAEAAAQPDIGWRIGGLRLDPDGVFAFLLFLPLLFIAQLGSLGAAAVAAVIPLYVFVRRERLLQVMWPRLFLFLVPAFALFSVLWSQAPGETFKYAIEFGLTVLAGLLLSSARDQFAVLRGLTLAFLTYVAASIAFGGSVAVGVGAGGYAFSGLSGSKNLLGDIASSGMIISIATLMLGVRHRRPLWIVIAAAAILLDLYVVLAARSAGALLGLAMGACAMLALAPLLAVGKAVRAWLTAAVALCLIAAGLSYRWLAQTMIEVGAQVFDKDPTLTGRTYLWYRAADLIQEKPLLGRGYYAFWLQGNIDAEGLWRYFGIDERGGFTFHNTAVELLVTVGWIGLILTAAVALVGVIALVRRFVVRPSIALVCWISLLLYQLARTPIESIGVAPFYFSTVLAFAALGAAFGRVKAPRAARVPYRSPNVIRLEPVDYSAAGWANTRPAPAPGSLRLLRGPDERP; via the coding sequence ATGAGCACCACCTGGGACATGGGCGGCCCGCGCCGTCGCCGCATCCGCGACACGGACGAAGGCGCCTCGTACGTCCGCCCCCGCCGCCTGCGCGGCGACGCCGAGGCGGTCTCCCCCGGCCCGAACCGCCGCGAGCAGAGGACCGCCCAGGTCCTGCGGCTGGTGGACGAGCGCCTCGTGGCCGAGCGCGCCGAGGCGGCGGCCCAGCCCGACATCGGCTGGCGGATCGGCGGCCTCCGGCTCGATCCCGACGGGGTCTTCGCCTTCCTGCTGTTCCTGCCGCTGCTGTTCATCGCCCAGCTCGGATCGCTGGGCGCCGCGGCCGTGGCGGCGGTCATTCCGCTGTACGTCTTCGTCCGGCGCGAGCGGCTGCTGCAGGTGATGTGGCCCCGGCTGTTCCTTTTCCTGGTCCCGGCCTTCGCGCTCTTCTCGGTGCTCTGGTCCCAGGCGCCCGGCGAGACCTTCAAGTACGCCATCGAGTTCGGCCTGACGGTGCTGGCGGGCCTGCTCCTGTCCTCGGCCCGCGACCAGTTCGCCGTGCTGCGCGGCCTCACCCTGGCGTTCCTGACCTATGTCGCCGCCTCCATCGCTTTCGGCGGCTCGGTGGCCGTAGGCGTGGGCGCCGGCGGCTACGCCTTTTCGGGCCTCAGCGGCTCGAAGAACCTGCTGGGCGACATCGCCTCCAGCGGGATGATCATCTCGATCGCCACGCTGATGCTGGGCGTGCGCCACCGCCGGCCGCTCTGGATCGTGATCGCGGCGGCCGCCATCCTGCTCGACCTCTACGTCGTGCTCGCCGCCCGCTCGGCCGGCGCCCTGCTGGGCCTGGCCATGGGCGCGTGCGCCATGCTCGCCCTGGCGCCGCTGCTGGCCGTCGGCAAGGCGGTCCGCGCCTGGCTCACCGCGGCCGTGGCCCTGTGCCTGATCGCCGCCGGCCTCTCCTACCGCTGGCTCGCCCAGACCATGATCGAGGTCGGCGCCCAGGTGTTCGACAAGGACCCGACCCTGACCGGCCGCACCTACCTCTGGTACCGCGCCGCCGACCTGATCCAGGAAAAGCCCCTGCTGGGCCGCGGCTACTACGCCTTCTGGCTGCAGGGGAACATCGACGCCGAGGGGCTCTGGCGCTACTTCGGCATCGACGAGCGCGGCGGCTTCACCTTCCACAACACCGCCGTCGAGCTGCTGGTGACGGTGGGCTGGATCGGCCTGATCCTCACCGCGGCGGTGGCCCTGGTGGGCGTGATCGCCCTGGTCCGCCGCTTCGTGGTCCGCCCGTCGATCGCCCTCGTCTGCTGGATCAGCCTCTTGCTCTACCAGCTGGCGCGCACGCCCATCGAGAGCATCGGCGTGGCCCCGTTCTACTTCTCGACCGTCCTGGCCTTCGCCGCCCTGGGCGCCGCCTTCGGACGGGTGAAGGCGCCCCGCGCCGCGCGCGTCCCCTACCGCTCGCCGAACGTGATCCGGCTCGAGCCCGTGGACTACTCGGCCGCTGGGTGGGCCAACACGCGGCCGGCGCCGGCGCCCGGCTCGCTGCGCCTCCTGCGCGGTCCGGACGAGCGGCCGTGA
- a CDS encoding glycoside hydrolase family 16 protein → MFPAGSRPAALAAAALAVAGVAAAGCQRAAAASGPLKAAPDGRPLELTFADEFDTFRPWRGGRGVWRTTFRDGRDDNDDDFNLRTLKWNKEVQLYVDPDMRGHPGRHGDHEPPGLHRGRGPALGLNPFEVGDGKLSIRFDRAPARHRETLGGFRYVSGLITTEPSFSQTYGYFEMRAKLPRGKGIWPAFWLLPKDLSWPPEIDVMESVGDPSKVYVTYHSNAAKIEGRELSVSPGDFHTYAVAWDREHVTWFIDGRQVRRERTPADMHKPMYMLANIASGGDWAGEPDASTPLPARLTIDYIRAYRFAR, encoded by the coding sequence ATGTTCCCCGCCGGCTCCCGCCCCGCCGCGCTCGCGGCCGCCGCCCTGGCCGTCGCCGGCGTGGCGGCCGCGGGATGCCAGCGGGCCGCCGCCGCCTCGGGACCGCTGAAGGCGGCGCCCGACGGCCGGCCGCTGGAGCTCACCTTCGCCGACGAGTTCGACACGTTCCGGCCCTGGCGCGGCGGCCGCGGGGTCTGGCGCACCACCTTCCGCGACGGGCGCGACGACAACGACGACGACTTCAACCTGCGCACGCTCAAGTGGAACAAGGAGGTCCAGCTGTACGTGGATCCGGACATGCGCGGCCATCCGGGCCGGCACGGCGACCACGAGCCGCCCGGGCTCCACCGCGGCCGGGGACCGGCGCTGGGCCTGAACCCCTTCGAGGTCGGCGACGGCAAGCTCTCCATCCGCTTCGACCGGGCGCCTGCGCGGCATCGCGAAACCCTCGGCGGATTCCGCTACGTCTCGGGCCTGATCACCACCGAGCCGTCGTTCTCCCAGACTTACGGCTACTTCGAGATGCGGGCGAAGCTGCCCCGCGGCAAGGGGATCTGGCCGGCGTTCTGGCTGCTGCCCAAGGACCTGTCCTGGCCGCCCGAGATCGACGTCATGGAGAGCGTGGGCGATCCCTCGAAGGTCTACGTCACCTATCACTCCAACGCCGCGAAGATCGAAGGGCGGGAGCTCAGCGTCTCCCCCGGCGATTTCCATACCTACGCCGTCGCCTGGGACCGTGAGCACGTGACCTGGTTCATCGACGGGCGGCAGGTGCGCCGCGAGCGCACGCCGGCCGACATGCACAAGCCCATGTACATGCTGGCCAACATCGCCTCGGGCGGGGACTGGGCCGGCGAGCCCGACGCCTCCACGCCGCTGCCCGCCCGGCTCACCATCGATTACATCCGCGCCTACAGGTTCGCCCGATGA
- a CDS encoding GumC family protein gives MSTLIPVTHELPAHPMQAFRPIEPERMHLRQLFGILLQRAKLGLGVAGVVFLIVLGAFALKTPTYSAVGSVVIDPRNAELTSARQSEGTLPPDTSAVDTQVEILRSPALYQDVVRRLKLYNDPEYNPSQGPGMFGLTPAKPPIANPDERTISRVARTLQDRTWARRAGLTYVVQVGSSSTSPQKAARITNAILTTYLDRQLDEKVAMVSRANTELGRSLEEMRREAEAAEARVQEYKNANGLFSSEGQTMAEQEVSVLNQQLAVARAEAAEKAARVAAAQAQLRNGNMGSDVGAALGSETIKEMRKREAELSVKLAQLRTDFTDEYPEVKRTEAQLRDIRGQIQAEINRIMSSLRADATAAAGRVASLAGSRGAAQGGIAANNSAMVGLLPLQQRAEAAKAIYEAYLNRAKEVAAAGSLQQPDARINSQAAVPTAPSSPNMKLGAALAVLAALIAAGAAVLMAEFWDKHLRSRLDVERELGVPFAGVLPDFRSVKPKGLRGPQAQPAEYLVSHPFSGFAEAFRNLRAFLMVSSRGDDSKLIAVTSAVPREGKSLTSFCLARTLALSGSSVVLVDCDLRQRGATKLSGPKEVGLVEVVQDDVPLSEALVHDPKSNMFVLPAAGKSIPYDLFSNPKTDEVLRELSERFDYVILDAPPILGVADARILAAKADRVLYLVQWNKTPLRAAQSAIDILQECGANVAGALLTKVNVKGQARYGYGDSSDYYGYFKNYYIAAA, from the coding sequence ATGAGCACGCTTATCCCCGTCACGCACGAGCTGCCGGCGCATCCGATGCAGGCCTTCCGGCCCATCGAGCCCGAACGCATGCACCTGCGCCAACTCTTCGGCATCCTGCTGCAGAGGGCCAAGCTCGGGCTGGGCGTGGCCGGCGTCGTCTTCCTGATCGTGCTGGGCGCCTTCGCCCTGAAGACCCCGACCTACTCCGCCGTGGGCTCGGTGGTGATCGATCCGCGCAACGCCGAGCTGACCAGCGCCCGCCAGTCCGAGGGGACGCTGCCGCCCGACACCAGCGCCGTGGACACCCAGGTGGAGATCCTGCGTTCGCCGGCGCTCTACCAGGACGTGGTCCGGCGGCTGAAGCTGTACAACGATCCGGAATACAACCCCTCGCAGGGGCCCGGCATGTTCGGCCTGACGCCGGCCAAGCCGCCGATCGCCAATCCCGACGAGCGGACGATCTCGCGCGTCGCCCGCACGCTGCAGGACCGGACCTGGGCGCGCCGCGCCGGCCTGACCTATGTCGTGCAGGTGGGCTCCAGCTCGACCTCGCCGCAGAAGGCCGCGCGGATCACCAACGCCATCCTGACCACCTACCTCGACCGCCAGCTGGACGAGAAGGTCGCCATGGTCAGCCGGGCCAACACCGAGCTCGGCCGCAGCCTCGAGGAGATGCGCCGCGAGGCCGAGGCCGCCGAGGCCCGCGTCCAGGAGTACAAGAACGCCAACGGCCTCTTCTCGAGCGAGGGCCAGACCATGGCCGAGCAGGAAGTCTCGGTCCTGAACCAGCAGCTCGCCGTCGCCCGCGCCGAGGCCGCCGAGAAGGCCGCCCGGGTGGCCGCCGCCCAGGCCCAGCTGCGCAACGGCAACATGGGCTCGGACGTGGGCGCCGCCCTCGGCTCCGAAACCATCAAGGAGATGCGCAAGCGCGAGGCCGAACTCTCCGTGAAGCTGGCCCAGCTGCGCACCGACTTCACCGACGAATACCCCGAGGTGAAGCGCACCGAGGCCCAGCTGCGCGACATCCGCGGCCAAATCCAGGCCGAGATCAACCGGATCATGTCCAGCCTGCGCGCCGACGCCACGGCCGCCGCCGGCCGGGTGGCCTCGCTCGCCGGCAGCCGCGGCGCGGCCCAGGGCGGCATCGCGGCCAACAACTCGGCCATGGTCGGCCTGCTGCCCCTGCAGCAGCGCGCCGAGGCGGCCAAGGCCATCTACGAGGCCTATCTGAACCGCGCCAAGGAAGTCGCCGCCGCCGGCTCGCTCCAGCAGCCCGACGCCCGGATCAACTCGCAGGCCGCCGTGCCGACCGCGCCGTCCTCGCCGAACATGAAGCTGGGCGCCGCCCTGGCCGTCCTCGCCGCCCTCATCGCCGCCGGCGCCGCGGTCCTGATGGCCGAGTTCTGGGACAAGCACCTGCGCTCGCGCCTCGACGTGGAGCGCGAGCTGGGCGTGCCGTTCGCCGGCGTCCTGCCCGACTTCCGGTCGGTCAAGCCGAAGGGCCTGCGCGGGCCCCAGGCGCAGCCGGCGGAATACCTGGTCAGCCATCCGTTCTCGGGCTTCGCCGAGGCCTTCCGGAACCTGCGGGCCTTCCTGATGGTGTCCAGCCGCGGCGACGACTCCAAGCTGATCGCCGTGACCTCGGCCGTGCCGCGGGAAGGCAAGAGCCTGACCTCGTTCTGCCTGGCCCGCACGCTCGCGCTCTCGGGCTCCAGCGTGGTGCTGGTGGACTGCGACCTGCGCCAGCGCGGCGCGACCAAGCTCTCGGGTCCGAAGGAAGTCGGCCTCGTCGAGGTCGTGCAGGACGACGTCCCGCTGTCCGAGGCCCTGGTGCACGATCCGAAGAGCAACATGTTCGTCCTGCCGGCGGCCGGGAAGTCGATCCCCTACGACCTCTTCTCCAACCCCAAGACGGACGAGGTGCTGCGGGAGCTGTCCGAGCGGTTCGACTACGTGATCCTCGACGCCCCGCCGATCCTCGGCGTCGCCGACGCCCGCATCCTGGCGGCCAAGGCGGACCGGGTCCTGTACCTCGTGCAGTGGAACAAGACCCCGCTGCGCGCCGCCCAGTCGGCCATCGACATCCTGCAGGAATGCGGGGCGAACGTGGCCGGCGCGCTGCTGACCAAGGTCAACGTGAAGGGCCAGGCGCGGTACGGCTACGGCGACTCCAGCGACTACTACGGCTACTTCAAGAACTACTACATCGCGGCGGCGTAA
- a CDS encoding polysaccharide biosynthesis/export family protein, whose protein sequence is MRRHLTSLAAAALLASAAPTLAFAASKLPPPDSAGLLSPAAADYRIGAQDVLEVNVFGIEELKREVQVNAGGKVILPLVGELQAGGRTPGEFSEDVEAALKAKYMKDPQVIVTVKNAQSQRVTIDGAVNKPGVYPLSGPTTLLQAVSLGGGPDQKLANVKKVAVFRQVGGKRHAATFNLNDIREGKTEDPQIYGNDIVVVDTSSGNRFIQNFQGVFPLLGFLAW, encoded by the coding sequence ATGCGCAGGCATCTCACCTCGCTCGCCGCCGCCGCGCTGCTGGCGTCGGCCGCCCCCACCCTCGCCTTCGCTGCGAGCAAGCTGCCCCCGCCGGATTCGGCGGGCCTCCTGTCCCCCGCCGCCGCCGACTACCGGATCGGCGCCCAGGACGTGCTGGAGGTGAACGTCTTCGGCATCGAGGAGCTCAAGCGCGAGGTCCAGGTGAACGCCGGGGGCAAGGTGATCCTGCCGCTCGTCGGCGAGCTGCAGGCCGGCGGCCGCACGCCCGGTGAGTTCTCGGAAGACGTCGAGGCCGCCCTGAAGGCCAAGTACATGAAGGACCCGCAGGTCATCGTGACGGTCAAGAACGCCCAGAGCCAGCGGGTCACGATCGACGGCGCGGTCAACAAGCCGGGCGTCTATCCCCTCTCCGGCCCCACGACCCTGCTGCAGGCGGTCTCTCTTGGGGGCGGACCGGACCAGAAGCTGGCCAACGTGAAGAAGGTCGCTGTCTTCCGGCAGGTGGGCGGCAAGCGCCACGCGGCCACCTTCAACCTGAACGACATCCGCGAGGGCAAGACCGAGGACCCGCAGATCTACGGTAACGACATCGTGGTCGTCGACACCTCCAGCGGCAACCGCTTCATCCAGAACTTCCAGGGCGTGTTCCCGCTCCTGGGCTTCCTGGCCTGGTGA
- a CDS encoding glycosyltransferase — protein sequence MAATTVDVAVCTYRRPAVAETLASIARQALAPDVRVRVIVADNDEQPEARARVLAAAKALALEVAYVHAPARNISLARNACLEAAEAPFLAFIDDDETASEGWLAALLAEAEAGGWDAVLGPVRAVYGPQAPPWMAAGDFHSTRPVQAGGRILKGYAGNVLVRRETVERLGLRFDLALGRQGGEDDDFFYRLTDAGGTIGYAPDALAFEPVPEQRASLKWLLKRSFRTGQTHGSRLRRRSPGAAGRLVQSGLAAAKGGVCLAGAAASAFSPARRGRWLVRGALHAGVVARLAGWRELQLY from the coding sequence TTGGCCGCCACGACCGTCGACGTCGCCGTCTGCACCTACCGCCGCCCGGCCGTGGCCGAGACCCTGGCCTCGATCGCCCGCCAGGCCCTGGCGCCGGACGTCCGCGTCCGCGTGATCGTCGCCGACAACGACGAACAGCCCGAGGCCCGCGCGCGGGTTCTGGCCGCGGCGAAGGCGCTGGCACTGGAGGTGGCCTACGTGCATGCCCCCGCGCGCAACATCTCCCTGGCGCGCAACGCCTGCCTCGAGGCGGCGGAGGCGCCCTTCCTCGCCTTCATCGACGACGACGAGACCGCCTCGGAAGGCTGGCTCGCCGCCCTCCTCGCCGAGGCGGAGGCCGGCGGCTGGGATGCGGTGCTGGGGCCGGTCCGCGCGGTCTACGGCCCGCAGGCGCCGCCGTGGATGGCGGCCGGCGACTTCCACTCCACGCGTCCGGTGCAGGCGGGCGGGCGGATCCTGAAGGGCTATGCCGGCAATGTGCTCGTTCGGCGGGAGACGGTCGAGCGTCTTGGCCTCAGGTTCGATCTCGCGCTGGGCCGTCAGGGCGGCGAGGACGACGACTTCTTCTACCGGCTGACCGACGCCGGCGGGACGATCGGCTACGCCCCAGACGCCCTGGCCTTCGAACCGGTGCCCGAGCAGCGGGCCTCGCTGAAGTGGCTGCTCAAGCGCAGCTTCCGCACCGGCCAGACCCATGGCTCGCGCCTGCGCCGTCGCTCTCCGGGCGCCGCGGGGCGGCTGGTCCAGTCGGGCCTGGCGGCGGCCAAGGGAGGCGTGTGCCTGGCCGGCGCGGCGGCCAGCGCCTTTTCTCCGGCCCGCCGCGGGCGCTGGCTGGTTCGGGGGGCGCTCCACGCCGGCGTCGTGGCCAGGCTCGCCGGCTGGCGCGAGCTCCAACTCTACTGA
- a CDS encoding sugar transferase, which produces MSEIVFANPTTVRSHAPGLSLDGAATTTMNVTIALAAILFLAPLMIVVALLIYAQDGGPVVFAHKRLGRGGKHFKCLKFRSMAVDAEARLAELLARDPAARAEWEKDHKLRQDPRVTKLGAFLRKSSLDELPQLFNVLRGEMSLVGPRPIVDAEAAKYGRRFRHYCAVKPGITGLWQVSGRNDTSYRARVAMDCVYAARRNAMLDLKIMFATVPAVLLSRGSY; this is translated from the coding sequence ATGTCCGAAATCGTCTTCGCGAACCCGACGACCGTCCGCTCGCACGCGCCGGGGCTGTCCCTGGACGGGGCGGCCACCACCACGATGAACGTGACGATCGCGCTCGCGGCGATCCTCTTCCTCGCCCCGCTGATGATCGTGGTCGCCCTGCTGATCTACGCCCAGGACGGCGGGCCGGTGGTCTTCGCGCACAAGCGGCTGGGCCGCGGCGGCAAGCACTTCAAGTGCCTGAAGTTCCGCTCGATGGCCGTGGACGCCGAGGCGCGGCTGGCCGAGCTGCTGGCCCGGGACCCGGCCGCCCGCGCCGAGTGGGAGAAGGATCACAAGCTGCGGCAGGACCCGCGGGTGACGAAGCTGGGCGCCTTCCTGCGCAAGTCGAGCCTGGACGAGCTGCCCCAGCTCTTCAACGTGCTGCGCGGCGAGATGAGCCTCGTGGGGCCCCGCCCGATCGTCGACGCCGAGGCCGCCAAGTACGGCCGCCGCTTCCGCCACTACTGCGCGGTGAAGCCGGGGATCACGGGCCTGTGGCAGGTCAGCGGCCGCAACGACACCAGCTACCGCGCCCGCGTGGCCATGGACTGCGTCTACGCCGCGCGCCGCAACGCCATGCTGGACCTCAAGATCATGTTCGCCACCGTGCCGGCGGTGCTGCTCAGCCGCGGTTCGTATTAG
- a CDS encoding phosphatase PAP2 family protein: MPIRHTRAAAAVLWGFLRRFETRALLLFIGAVGALWAFFAIADEVDEGETRALDERLMLLFRTPGDLNDPVGPRTFEEAVRDVTALGGFTVITLVTVVAVLAFLFHRRVRHAAVLAGAVVLAVISSEAMKAIYARPRPELVTHGSYVYSASFPSGHSTLSATTFLTLAILIASLEGRRRTKALVWTLALALLGAVGLSRVYLGVHWPSDVLAGWCLGAVWALGAWIVLRWIGGRVRG; encoded by the coding sequence ATGCCGATCCGACACACGAGGGCGGCGGCGGCCGTCCTCTGGGGATTCCTGCGGCGCTTCGAGACGCGCGCCCTGCTGCTCTTCATCGGGGCGGTCGGGGCGCTGTGGGCGTTCTTCGCCATCGCCGACGAGGTGGACGAGGGCGAGACCCGGGCGCTGGACGAGCGCCTGATGCTCCTCTTCCGCACGCCGGGCGACCTGAACGACCCGGTCGGACCGCGCACCTTCGAAGAGGCGGTCAGGGACGTCACCGCCCTCGGGGGCTTCACCGTCATCACCCTGGTGACCGTGGTGGCGGTCCTGGCGTTCCTCTTCCACCGGCGGGTGCGCCACGCGGCCGTGCTGGCTGGGGCGGTGGTGCTGGCGGTGATCTCCAGCGAGGCGATGAAGGCGATCTACGCGCGTCCCAGGCCCGAGCTCGTGACGCACGGCAGCTACGTCTATTCCGCCAGCTTCCCGAGCGGCCACTCCACCTTGTCGGCGACCACCTTCCTGACGCTGGCCATCCTCATCGCCAGCCTCGAGGGGCGGCGGCGCACGAAGGCGCTGGTCTGGACACTGGCGCTGGCGTTGCTGGGCGCCGTCGGGCTGAGCCGCGTTTACCTGGGCGTCCACTGGCCCAGCGACGTCCTGGCCGGCTGGTGCCTCGGCGCGGTCTGGGCGCTGGGCGCCTGGATCGTCCTGCGGTGGATCGGCGGGCGCGTCCGCGGCTAG
- a CDS encoding amidase, translating to MTPAEALARIRTYDPRLKAFVRVFDPPLLGEDLDGPTFAIKDLFDVAGVPTGGGAQVPLDPSPTRHSRAVERLLQAGWSAVGKTHTVELAYGGWGTNRAVGAPWNPWDPKVHRAPGGSSSGSAVAVAAGLCDAALGSDTGGSVRIPAAVCGVVGLKPGRGLVSLRGVHPLSPALDTVGTLARSVEMAARALAAISGPDGAAAVREPFDSEAALSMDVRGRRVAAIPLDDLGEVHPDVGRLYLEAIERLRSAGVAVEMVRPPSALEQSFAPNGLLMAGEGWRIWGERIQRHAEVMDPWIVRRFEAGRDVTDQRLEDVHRRRAEDQAAFHAWIAGWDGLLSPTCPIPAPPIDEVDETVSPLSRLTRAANYLDLPGISVPCGLTGEGLPAGLQILGRPRDEASVVALGAAFERVSGWDGRAPDLAGFA from the coding sequence ATGACCCCCGCCGAGGCCCTCGCCCGCATCCGCACCTACGATCCCCGGCTGAAGGCCTTCGTGCGGGTCTTCGATCCGCCGCTCCTGGGCGAGGACCTGGACGGGCCCACCTTCGCCATCAAGGACCTGTTCGACGTCGCGGGCGTGCCCACCGGCGGCGGCGCCCAGGTTCCGCTCGACCCCAGCCCGACCCGCCACTCGCGCGCCGTCGAGCGCCTGCTGCAGGCCGGCTGGAGCGCGGTCGGCAAGACCCACACGGTGGAGCTGGCCTATGGCGGCTGGGGCACCAACCGGGCCGTGGGCGCGCCCTGGAATCCCTGGGATCCCAAGGTCCACCGCGCGCCCGGCGGATCCTCCTCGGGCTCGGCCGTGGCGGTCGCGGCGGGGCTCTGCGACGCCGCCCTCGGCTCGGACACCGGCGGGTCGGTGCGCATCCCGGCGGCGGTCTGCGGCGTGGTGGGGCTGAAGCCCGGCCGCGGCCTCGTCAGCCTGCGCGGCGTCCATCCGCTCAGCCCCGCGCTGGACACCGTGGGAACGCTCGCGCGGTCTGTCGAGATGGCCGCCCGCGCCCTGGCCGCCATCTCGGGCCCCGACGGCGCGGCCGCCGTCCGCGAGCCGTTCGACTCCGAAGCCGCCCTGTCGATGGATGTGCGCGGACGCCGCGTCGCGGCCATTCCCCTCGACGACCTCGGCGAGGTCCACCCCGACGTGGGCCGCCTCTACCTCGAGGCCATCGAGCGGTTGCGCTCGGCCGGCGTCGCCGTCGAGATGGTGCGCCCGCCCTCGGCCCTGGAGCAGTCCTTCGCGCCCAATGGCCTGCTGATGGCCGGGGAAGGCTGGCGCATCTGGGGCGAGCGCATCCAGCGCCATGCCGAGGTGATGGACCCTTGGATCGTCCGCCGCTTCGAGGCCGGCCGCGACGTCACCGACCAGCGTCTCGAGGACGTCCACCGCCGCCGGGCCGAGGACCAGGCCGCCTTCCACGCCTGGATCGCCGGCTGGGACGGCCTGCTCTCGCCCACCTGCCCCATCCCCGCGCCCCCGATCGACGAGGTGGACGAGACCGTCTCGCCCCTCAGCCGCCTGACGCGGGCGGCCAACTACCTCGACCTGCCGGGGATCAGCGTGCCCTGCGGCCTCACCGGCGAGGGCCTGCCGGCGGGGCTGCAGATCCTGGGTCGGCCGCGGGACGAGGCCTCGGTCGTGGCCCTGGGCGCGGCCTTCGAGCGCGTGTCGGGCTGGGATGGCCGCGCGCCGGACCTCGCCGGCTTCGCCTAG